A region of Daphnia carinata strain CSIRO-1 chromosome 10, CSIRO_AGI_Dcar_HiC_V3, whole genome shotgun sequence DNA encodes the following proteins:
- the LOC130703433 gene encoding protein transport protein Sec61 subunit beta-like produces MPSAPASATSVGAGGRSPNSGGSGPRAGSGSTVRQRKTTSSSTTTATRSRAGGTSSGGMWKFYTDDSPGVKVGPVPVLVMSLLFIASVFLLHIWGKYTRS; encoded by the exons ATG CCGTCTGCCCCGGCAAGTGCTACTTCAGTTGGTGCTGGAGGCCGTTCACCAAACTCCGGTGGCTCAGGCCCAAGAGCCGGATCGGGAAGCACTGTTAGACAAAG GAAAACCACTAGCAGCAGCACTACTACAGCTACCCGTTCACGTGCAGGAGGCACCAGCTCTGGTGGCATGTGGAAATTCTACACTGATGACTCTCCCGGAGTAAAAGT GGGACCTGTTCCTGTTCTGGTCATGTCACTCCTTTTCATTgcttctgttttcttgttgcatATTTGGGGTAAATATACCCGATCTTAA